From Vreelandella neptunia, the proteins below share one genomic window:
- a CDS encoding sarcosine oxidase subunit beta family protein: MQRYSGFGLVKHALSHHENWERQWRNPTPKKQYDVIIVGGGGHGLATAYYLAKEFGVKNVAVIEKGWLGGGNTARNTTIVRSNYLWDESAALYEHAMKLWEGLSQDLNYNVMFSQRGVLNLGHTLQDMRDIQRRVNANRLNGIDGEVLDAKGVQELVPIMDCSKNARYPVMGASWQPRAGVARHDAVAWGYARGADAHGVDILQQTEVTGFKIRDGQIYGVHTNRGDIEAKTVGCVTAGNSSVLAKMGGFNLPLESHPLQALVSEPIKPILDTVVMSNQVHGYISQSDKGDLVIGAGIDGYNGYGQRGSYPTVEHTLQAIVEMFPIFSRVRMNRQWGGIVDTCPDACPIISKTPVKGLYFNCGWGTGGFKATPGSGHVFAASLAKGEMHPIAEPFSMFRFHSGALIDEHGAAGVAH; this comes from the coding sequence ATGCAACGCTATTCCGGCTTCGGCCTGGTCAAGCACGCGCTGAGCCACCACGAGAACTGGGAGCGCCAGTGGCGTAATCCAACGCCCAAGAAGCAGTACGATGTGATCATCGTTGGCGGTGGTGGTCATGGCTTGGCCACGGCTTACTACCTGGCCAAAGAGTTCGGCGTCAAAAATGTCGCAGTGATCGAAAAAGGCTGGCTGGGCGGTGGTAACACCGCCCGTAATACCACCATCGTACGTTCCAACTACCTATGGGACGAATCGGCCGCTCTCTATGAGCACGCCATGAAACTGTGGGAAGGGCTTTCCCAAGACCTTAACTACAACGTCATGTTCTCCCAGCGGGGGGTGCTCAACCTGGGGCATACCCTGCAGGACATGCGCGATATCCAGCGTCGGGTGAATGCCAATCGGCTGAATGGCATTGACGGCGAAGTATTAGACGCCAAAGGGGTGCAGGAGCTGGTGCCGATTATGGACTGCTCCAAAAACGCGCGTTACCCGGTCATGGGTGCCTCCTGGCAGCCGCGTGCTGGCGTGGCCCGCCACGATGCGGTGGCCTGGGGCTATGCCCGCGGTGCCGATGCCCACGGCGTGGACATTCTGCAGCAGACTGAAGTGACTGGCTTCAAGATTCGTGATGGCCAGATCTACGGTGTACACACCAACCGTGGCGATATTGAAGCCAAAACCGTCGGTTGTGTGACTGCCGGTAACTCCTCTGTGCTGGCCAAGATGGGCGGCTTTAACTTGCCGTTAGAGTCCCATCCGCTGCAAGCCTTGGTGTCTGAACCGATCAAACCGATTCTCGATACGGTGGTGATGTCGAACCAGGTGCATGGCTACATCAGCCAGTCCGACAAGGGCGACCTGGTGATCGGCGCGGGCATCGACGGCTACAACGGCTATGGTCAACGCGGCAGCTATCCCACCGTGGAGCACACGCTTCAGGCGATCGTCGAGATGTTCCCGATCTTCTCGCGGGTGCGCATGAATCGTCAGTGGGGCGGTATTGTTGATACCTGCCCGGATGCCTGTCCGATTATCTCCAAAACGCCAGTGAAAGGCCTGTACTTCAACTGCGGTTGGGGCACCGGCGGCTTCAAGGCGACGCCGGGATCGGGGCATGTGTTTGCCGCCAGCCTAGCCAAGGGGGAGATGCACCCCATTGCCGAGCCGTTCTCCATGTTCCGCTTCCATAGCGGTGCGCTGATCGACGAACACGGCGCTGCCGGCGTGGCCCACTAG
- the glyA gene encoding serine hydroxymethyltransferase yields MLQNNFSPNARLASYDTLLAEAIAEETTRQEAHIELIASENYTSKLVMEAQGTQLTNKYAEGYPGRRYYGGCEFVDKVEALAIERACHLFSANYANVQPHSGAQANAAVFMALVSPGDTVLGMSLAHGGHLTHGAAPNFSGKHYNAVQYGLKPETGEIDYEEVERLAREHQPKMIIAGFSAYSRVVDWRRFRAIADEVGAWLMVDMAHVAGLVAAGLYPSPLPFAHVVTTTTHKTLRGPRGGLILSAHGDEALYKELNGAVFPGQQGGPLMHVIAAKAVAFKEAMNQEFVRYQQQVIDNAQAMAKVFMERGYDVVSGGTDDHLFLVSLIRQGITGKDADAALGRAHITVNKNTVPNDPQSPFVTSGLRIGTPAVTTRGFDAEECSELAGWICDILDELAAGKDTTSIEAEVQAKVTDVCAQHPVYAESAAEAVESIA; encoded by the coding sequence ATGCTTCAAAATAATTTTTCCCCTAATGCACGTTTGGCTAGTTACGACACCTTGCTTGCGGAAGCAATTGCTGAAGAAACGACTCGCCAAGAAGCGCATATTGAATTAATCGCCTCCGAAAATTATACCAGCAAACTTGTCATGGAAGCGCAAGGTACACAGCTAACCAACAAGTATGCAGAAGGCTATCCAGGTCGCCGTTACTACGGTGGTTGTGAGTTCGTGGACAAGGTTGAAGCCTTGGCCATTGAGCGAGCCTGCCACCTTTTTAGTGCCAATTATGCCAATGTGCAGCCGCACTCCGGGGCCCAGGCCAATGCCGCTGTGTTTATGGCGCTGGTATCGCCGGGCGATACCGTATTGGGTATGAGTCTTGCCCACGGTGGGCACTTAACCCATGGTGCTGCCCCCAATTTCTCGGGTAAGCACTACAACGCCGTACAGTATGGCCTCAAGCCAGAAACCGGCGAGATCGACTACGAAGAAGTCGAGCGCTTAGCTCGCGAGCACCAGCCGAAGATGATCATCGCGGGCTTCTCCGCTTACTCTCGCGTGGTGGATTGGCGCCGTTTTCGCGCTATTGCCGATGAGGTAGGCGCCTGGTTGATGGTCGATATGGCCCACGTGGCTGGTTTGGTGGCCGCTGGCCTCTATCCGAGCCCGCTCCCTTTTGCGCATGTGGTCACCACCACCACCCATAAAACGCTGCGCGGCCCACGGGGTGGTTTGATTCTCTCCGCCCATGGTGACGAGGCTCTTTACAAGGAGCTCAATGGGGCGGTATTTCCGGGGCAGCAGGGCGGCCCGCTGATGCATGTGATTGCCGCCAAAGCGGTAGCGTTCAAGGAAGCCATGAACCAGGAGTTTGTGCGCTACCAGCAGCAGGTGATCGATAACGCCCAGGCCATGGCCAAAGTGTTTATGGAGCGCGGCTACGACGTGGTGTCCGGCGGCACCGACGACCACCTCTTTTTGGTTTCGCTTATACGCCAAGGCATTACCGGTAAAGATGCGGATGCAGCCCTTGGCCGCGCACATATCACGGTGAATAAAAACACGGTGCCCAACGACCCGCAAAGCCCCTTTGTGACCTCTGGCCTGCGTATTGGCACCCCCGCGGTCACCACGCGTGGCTTCGATGCCGAGGAGTGTAGCGAGCTGGCTGGATGGATCTGCGACATCTTAGACGAATTGGCGGCAGGCAAAGACACGACCTCCATTGAAGCTGAGGTGCAGGCCAAAGTGACCGACGTGTGTGCCCAGCACCCTGTCTACGCTGAGTCCGCCGCTGAAGCCGTCGAATCCATTGCTTGA
- a CDS encoding hybrid-cluster NAD(P)-dependent oxidoreductase, whose amino-acid sequence MTTNFFNPVTTQTWTNGRHQVRCVKVIQETQDVRTFCFMAEQPVLFFFKPGQFVTLELEIDNQPIMRSYTISSSPSIPYSFSITVKQVPGGKVSNWLHANLKVGDELVVHGPVGNFNSIDFPAEKVLFLSGGVGITPLMSMTRWLFDTNAAVDVEFIHSARAPRDVIYHRELVHMFSRIPEFKLHIICESKEDIGEAWAGYRGYLTQPLFELIVPDFMEREIFCCGPTPYMNAIKNILRANNFNMDHYHEESFGATPVEVREDVLELAEQAEVDAENVDVSDLHSIEFASSGKSVRIQPGETVHAAAAKLGLHIPKACGMGICGTCRVELKSGEVEMEHNGGITEEDVEEGYILSCCSRPKGDLVVDF is encoded by the coding sequence ATGACAACTAATTTCTTCAATCCGGTCACGACCCAAACCTGGACCAACGGCCGCCATCAGGTACGTTGCGTTAAGGTAATCCAGGAAACCCAGGATGTACGCACGTTCTGTTTTATGGCTGAGCAACCTGTGCTGTTCTTCTTCAAGCCCGGTCAGTTCGTGACCCTCGAGCTTGAGATCGATAATCAGCCGATCATGCGCTCCTATACGATTTCCAGCTCGCCCTCCATTCCTTACAGCTTTTCCATCACCGTTAAACAAGTACCGGGCGGTAAAGTCTCTAATTGGCTGCACGCAAATTTAAAAGTAGGTGATGAGCTGGTAGTGCACGGGCCGGTAGGCAATTTCAACTCTATCGATTTCCCTGCCGAAAAAGTGCTTTTTCTCTCTGGCGGTGTGGGCATTACCCCCTTGATGTCCATGACACGCTGGCTTTTTGATACCAACGCCGCTGTTGACGTTGAGTTCATCCATAGCGCTCGAGCCCCCCGTGATGTGATTTATCACCGCGAGCTGGTGCATATGTTTTCGCGCATTCCTGAGTTCAAGCTGCATATCATCTGCGAGAGCAAGGAAGATATTGGCGAGGCCTGGGCCGGCTACCGTGGCTATCTGACCCAGCCGCTGTTCGAGCTCATTGTGCCGGACTTTATGGAGAGGGAAATCTTCTGCTGCGGCCCGACCCCCTACATGAACGCCATCAAAAATATTCTTCGTGCCAACAACTTCAATATGGATCACTACCATGAAGAGTCGTTTGGCGCTACGCCGGTTGAGGTACGTGAAGATGTACTTGAACTGGCCGAACAGGCAGAGGTCGACGCCGAAAATGTCGATGTCAGCGATCTGCACAGCATCGAATTCGCCTCTTCAGGGAAAAGTGTGCGTATCCAGCCGGGTGAGACGGTTCATGCGGCGGCGGCCAAGCTGGGGCTGCATATTCCCAAGGCTTGTGGTATGGGAATTTGCGGTACTTGCCGGGTAGAGCTTAAGTCGGGTGAAGTGGAAATGGAACATAACGGCGGTATTACGGAGGAGGATGTTGAAGAAGGCTACATTCTGTCCTGCTGCAGTCGGCCGAAAGGAGATCTGGTCGTCGATTTCTAG
- a CDS encoding aromatic ring-hydroxylating oxygenase subunit alpha: MEKSTFTMMDDPLAAARESTAQMLQTRGRTFSLPQPFYNDARLFALDMQEVFEKEWLFAGMTCEIPTKGNFMTLDIGNNPIVIVRGNEGVIHAFHNVCRHRGSRLCVKDKGKVAKLVCPYHQWTYELDGRLLFAGSDMGTDFDLNQFGLKPVNVRTAGGFIFINLSDEPPAIDDFLQTLEHYLEPYQMDNVKVAVESSIVEQANWKLVIENNRECYHCNGAHPELLNSLQEFDDTEDPRATPAYKELVACKQADWDEEKVPYQLKRFGKRNRLTRTPLLDGIVSMTMDGKPGCKKLMGRLTSPDMGSLRILHLPNSWNHFMGDHAVVFRVLPLGPQQTVVTTKWLVHKDAVEGVDYDPDQLRRVWDATNDQDRQLAEENQRGINSKAYQPGPYSETYEFGVIDFIDWYAARMLENLGQDTPSLQLAQG; this comes from the coding sequence ATGGAAAAAAGTACTTTCACTATGATGGACGACCCACTTGCAGCAGCTCGTGAGTCAACGGCCCAGATGTTGCAAACACGGGGGCGCACCTTTTCGCTTCCGCAGCCGTTTTATAACGATGCCCGTCTGTTCGCTCTTGATATGCAAGAGGTCTTCGAAAAGGAGTGGCTGTTTGCCGGCATGACATGCGAGATCCCTACCAAGGGTAACTTCATGACATTGGATATTGGCAACAATCCCATCGTCATTGTGCGCGGCAATGAAGGCGTTATTCATGCATTTCACAATGTTTGCCGCCACCGCGGTTCGCGTCTTTGTGTAAAGGATAAGGGTAAAGTTGCAAAACTCGTCTGTCCGTATCACCAGTGGACCTACGAACTTGATGGTCGCTTGCTGTTTGCCGGCAGCGACATGGGCACTGACTTCGACCTCAACCAGTTTGGCCTCAAGCCGGTCAACGTGCGCACCGCCGGCGGCTTCATCTTTATCAACCTGAGCGATGAACCGCCCGCGATTGACGATTTTCTGCAAACGCTTGAGCATTACCTTGAGCCGTACCAGATGGACAACGTCAAGGTCGCCGTCGAATCCAGTATCGTCGAGCAAGCCAACTGGAAGCTCGTGATCGAAAACAACCGCGAGTGCTATCACTGCAACGGCGCGCACCCTGAGCTGCTGAATTCATTGCAAGAGTTTGATGACACTGAGGATCCGCGTGCAACGCCCGCCTACAAGGAACTGGTGGCATGCAAACAAGCAGATTGGGATGAGGAAAAAGTTCCCTATCAGTTGAAGCGCTTTGGCAAACGCAACCGCCTGACCCGCACGCCGCTGCTGGATGGCATTGTCTCCATGACAATGGACGGTAAACCCGGCTGCAAGAAGCTAATGGGTCGATTAACAAGCCCCGACATGGGCTCTCTGCGCATCCTGCATCTGCCCAATTCTTGGAATCACTTCATGGGCGATCACGCGGTGGTATTTCGCGTGCTACCGCTTGGCCCGCAGCAAACCGTGGTGACCACCAAGTGGCTGGTTCATAAAGATGCCGTAGAGGGCGTTGATTACGATCCCGACCAACTACGCCGGGTGTGGGATGCGACCAACGACCAGGATCGCCAACTGGCCGAAGAGAACCAGCGTGGCATTAACTCCAAGGCTTACCAGCCCGGCCCTTACTCTGAAACCTATGAGTTCGGTGTTATCGACTTTATCGATTGGTACGCCGCCCGGATGCTTGAGAATTTAGGACAAGACACCCCTTCGCTACAGTTAGCGCAAGGTTAA
- a CDS encoding TetR/AcrR family transcriptional regulator, whose amino-acid sequence MPSTDIPAAKGSQDVWLDAAFELLLESGVDSVRILSLAKRLKLSRTSFYWFFKDREALLEALIARWREKNTQGLVHQTEAYAENIVEAMLNVFDCWLDPKLFDSPLEFAMRSWALQSASVVSEIDAADATRIEALARMFQRYGYDPLAANVRGRTIYLTQIGYISMKTQEPLEVRMQRIPAYVEIFTGQPPGSRELQRFHARHGYYSPTGTY is encoded by the coding sequence ATGCCATCCACCGATATTCCCGCTGCCAAGGGTTCTCAAGACGTCTGGCTTGATGCGGCGTTTGAGCTGCTACTGGAATCGGGCGTCGATAGCGTGCGCATTCTTTCCCTGGCCAAGCGACTAAAGCTCTCTCGAACCAGCTTCTACTGGTTCTTCAAGGATCGCGAGGCCCTACTGGAGGCACTGATTGCACGCTGGCGTGAAAAGAATACCCAAGGGCTAGTGCATCAGACCGAAGCCTATGCCGAGAATATCGTCGAGGCGATGCTCAATGTCTTCGACTGCTGGCTGGATCCTAAACTGTTCGACTCCCCGCTAGAGTTCGCCATGCGCAGCTGGGCGCTCCAGTCAGCGTCAGTCGTGAGTGAAATCGATGCGGCTGATGCCACCCGTATCGAAGCACTGGCGCGCATGTTCCAGCGCTACGGCTATGATCCGCTGGCGGCCAACGTTCGTGGTCGCACCATCTACCTAACCCAGATCGGCTATATCTCGATGAAGACCCAGGAACCGCTCGAAGTGCGTATGCAGCGCATCCCCGCCTATGTCGAAATCTTCACCGGCCAGCCGCCTGGTTCCAGAGAATTGCAACGCTTCCATGCCCGCCATGGATATTATTCTCCTACCGGCACTTACTAG
- a CDS encoding NADH:flavin oxidoreductase, which translates to MVNDPLLQPFQLKHLTLKNRLMMTAHEPAYPEDGMPKALYRAYHVERAKAGLGLTMTAGSAAVAKDSPPVFNNILAYKDEVVPWMRELTDACHEHGTAVMIQLTHLGRRTRWDKGDWLPAVSPSHRREASHRAFPKQVEDWDIERLIRDYADTAERMHAAGLDGIELQAYGHLMDQFWSPLTNTLEAPYGGDLDNRLRFTFEVLRAIRQRVGEAFIVGVRYTGDEMLPGGLTSGDGMEISRRLKGSGLVDFLNVVRGHIDTDAGLTDVIPIQGMPSAPHLDFAGEIRREIDFPTFHGAKIQDVATARYAIASGKVDMIGMTRAHMADPHIVRKIAEGREEEIRPCVGANYCLDRIYQGGAAYCIHNAATGRETTMPHTIPKAAQQRRVIIIGAGPAGLEAARVAGERGHSVVVFEAASDAGGQVRLTAQSERRREMLGIIDWRLARCEALGVEIRYNVWAEAEDVLAEKPDVVIVATGGYPMEDQPTDGSDLVVNTWDILSGHVPPGKRVLLFDDAGDHAALQAAEIIAAAGAELEIMTPDRTFSAEIMAMNLVPYMRSLQRSNVTFTPTYRLKSVQRDGSQLLAGITSDYVVHDRQDMDHERRIDQVVVNYGITPMADIYFELKPHSSNRGEVNYDDLIVGAPQSVTSNPDGRFQLFRIGDAVESRNTHAAIYDALRLVKDI; encoded by the coding sequence ATGGTTAACGATCCGCTGCTGCAGCCCTTCCAGCTCAAACATCTCACCCTGAAAAACAGGCTGATGATGACAGCCCATGAGCCTGCTTATCCTGAGGATGGGATGCCCAAGGCACTCTACCGTGCCTACCACGTCGAACGAGCCAAGGCAGGCCTTGGTCTGACCATGACTGCCGGATCCGCGGCGGTGGCCAAGGACAGCCCTCCCGTGTTCAACAACATCCTCGCCTATAAGGATGAAGTAGTGCCCTGGATGCGTGAGCTGACCGACGCCTGTCACGAGCACGGTACCGCAGTGATGATCCAACTCACCCACCTGGGCCGGCGCACCCGCTGGGACAAGGGCGACTGGCTGCCAGCGGTGTCGCCATCTCATCGTCGCGAGGCATCCCACCGCGCTTTTCCCAAGCAGGTCGAGGATTGGGATATCGAGCGCCTGATCCGCGACTACGCCGATACCGCCGAGCGAATGCACGCCGCCGGTCTCGATGGCATCGAGTTACAGGCCTATGGCCACCTGATGGATCAGTTCTGGTCGCCGCTGACCAACACCCTAGAGGCGCCCTACGGTGGCGATCTCGACAACCGGCTGCGCTTCACCTTCGAAGTGCTGCGCGCCATTCGCCAGCGGGTGGGTGAAGCGTTTATCGTAGGCGTGCGCTACACCGGCGACGAGATGCTGCCGGGCGGGCTGACCTCCGGCGATGGGATGGAGATATCGCGGCGCTTGAAGGGTAGCGGCCTGGTCGATTTCCTCAACGTGGTTCGCGGCCACATCGACACCGACGCAGGGCTCACCGACGTGATTCCCATCCAGGGCATGCCCAGCGCCCCGCACCTGGATTTTGCCGGTGAAATACGCCGTGAGATCGACTTCCCCACCTTCCATGGCGCCAAAATCCAGGATGTCGCCACTGCCCGTTATGCCATCGCCTCAGGCAAGGTCGACATGATCGGCATGACCCGTGCCCACATGGCCGACCCGCACATCGTACGCAAGATCGCCGAAGGGCGGGAGGAAGAGATTCGCCCCTGCGTCGGCGCCAACTACTGCCTTGATCGCATCTATCAAGGCGGTGCCGCCTACTGCATCCATAACGCCGCCACCGGGCGCGAAACCACCATGCCCCACACCATTCCCAAGGCGGCACAGCAACGGCGAGTCATCATTATCGGCGCAGGGCCAGCGGGGTTGGAAGCCGCTCGTGTTGCCGGTGAGCGTGGCCATTCGGTGGTGGTATTCGAAGCCGCCAGCGATGCTGGAGGGCAGGTACGTCTTACGGCGCAGAGTGAGCGACGTCGCGAGATGCTGGGCATCATCGATTGGCGCCTGGCGCGCTGTGAGGCACTCGGCGTCGAGATCCGCTACAACGTCTGGGCCGAGGCCGAGGACGTGCTCGCCGAAAAACCGGATGTGGTGATCGTGGCCACCGGTGGCTACCCCATGGAAGATCAACCCACGGACGGTAGCGACTTAGTCGTCAATACCTGGGATATTCTTTCCGGGCACGTACCACCGGGCAAACGGGTATTGCTGTTCGACGATGCAGGCGACCATGCAGCCCTGCAGGCGGCAGAGATCATTGCCGCCGCGGGGGCCGAGCTCGAGATTATGACGCCGGATCGCACCTTCTCCGCAGAGATTATGGCCATGAACCTAGTGCCCTACATGCGCTCCCTGCAGCGCTCCAACGTCACCTTCACGCCGACTTACCGGCTGAAGTCCGTGCAGCGCGACGGTAGCCAACTGCTCGCCGGAATCACCAGCGATTATGTGGTTCATGACCGGCAGGATATGGATCATGAGCGGCGTATCGACCAAGTGGTCGTCAACTACGGCATCACACCGATGGCCGATATCTATTTCGAGCTAAAACCGCACTCCAGCAACCGCGGCGAGGTGAATTACGATGACCTGATCGTGGGCGCCCCCCAGAGCGTGACTAGCAACCCGGATGGCCGCTTCCAGCTCTTCCGGATCGGCGATGCCGTCGAGTCTCGGAACACCCACGCGGCCATCTACGACGCGCTCAGGCTGGTTAAAGACATTTAG
- a CDS encoding ABC transporter permease, whose product MAIPSYATRGERIWHYVFLVICGLVFLFLIGPLLVIIPLSFNAEPYFTFSKEMLTFDPAGYSLRWYQDFFTSSEWLNAIKNSFIIGIASTFLATVLGTVAALGLSSRHMPARGAIMALLISPMIVPLIISAAAMFFFFSKVNLAQTYVGVILAHTALGIPFVVITVTATLSSFDTTLIRAAHSLGANPTRTFFKVVLPLVTPGVVSGALFAFITSFDEVVVVLFIAGPEQRTMPIQMWSGIREQISPTILAVATLLVLLSMLLLTTLELLRRRGERLRGVTPG is encoded by the coding sequence ATGGCCATTCCTTCCTACGCCACCCGTGGCGAGCGCATCTGGCACTATGTCTTTCTGGTTATCTGCGGCCTGGTCTTCCTGTTCCTGATCGGGCCGCTACTGGTGATCATACCGCTGTCCTTCAATGCGGAGCCCTACTTCACCTTCAGCAAGGAAATGCTGACCTTCGACCCGGCCGGTTATTCGTTGCGCTGGTATCAGGATTTCTTTACCTCGAGCGAGTGGCTCAATGCCATCAAGAACAGCTTCATCATCGGCATCGCGTCGACGTTTCTGGCCACGGTGCTGGGGACGGTGGCGGCGCTGGGATTGTCGAGTCGGCATATGCCTGCGCGTGGCGCGATCATGGCGCTGTTGATTTCGCCGATGATCGTGCCGTTGATCATTTCCGCAGCGGCGATGTTCTTCTTCTTTTCCAAGGTCAATCTCGCCCAGACCTACGTGGGCGTGATCCTGGCGCATACGGCGCTCGGCATTCCCTTCGTGGTCATCACCGTGACGGCCACGCTATCGAGCTTCGACACCACGTTGATCCGAGCCGCGCACAGCCTCGGCGCCAATCCCACGCGAACCTTCTTCAAGGTGGTGCTGCCACTGGTCACACCGGGAGTGGTGTCGGGGGCGTTGTTTGCCTTCATTACGTCCTTCGACGAGGTGGTGGTGGTGCTGTTCATTGCGGGGCCCGAACAGCGCACCATGCCGATCCAGATGTGGTCGGGCATTCGCGAGCAGATCAGCCCGACGATCCTTGCCGTGGCCACCCTGCTGGTACTGCTGTCGATGCTGCTGCTCACCACCCTTGAGCTGTTACGCCGTCGCGGCGAGCGACTTCGGGGAGTCACTCCCGGGTGA
- a CDS encoding ABC transporter permease yields the protein MSEPPAAPLTTADGVPLKVSLRRTVRRSKIKALLLVAPLLVFLFIAFLMPLFEMLWRSVDNPEVSTHLSRTVSALEGWNGESLPDEAVFAALAEDLREGQQERNLGLLSSRLNYEKSGMRSTISRTARRVGTLEPPYRESLIEVNDTWGELDTWKLIQREASPYTMSYYLAAMDRQLSPDGEIVKVPEYMQIHATLFWRTLWMSAVITGLTLVLGFPVAFLLANLPMRHSNLLMILVLLPFWTSLLVRTTTWIAILQSQGVLNDVMVALGVIADEARWQMIHNKMGTIIAMTHILLPFMILPLYSVMKTIPPSYMRAARSLGGKPFLSFRRVYFPLTIPGIAAGGILVFILSIGYYITPALVGGQSGRFITNYIAYHMQTSLNWGLAAAIASILLFVVIICYLVFNRLIGVDKVKLG from the coding sequence GTGTCCGAACCGCCTGCCGCTCCTCTGACAACGGCCGATGGTGTGCCGCTCAAGGTCAGTCTGCGTCGTACCGTGCGACGCTCGAAAATCAAGGCGCTGTTGCTGGTGGCACCGCTACTGGTATTCCTGTTTATCGCCTTTCTGATGCCCTTGTTCGAAATGCTTTGGCGCAGTGTCGATAACCCGGAAGTGTCTACCCATTTATCCCGCACCGTTTCCGCGCTGGAAGGCTGGAACGGTGAGTCGTTACCCGATGAAGCCGTCTTTGCCGCCTTGGCCGAGGATCTCCGCGAAGGCCAGCAGGAACGCAATCTGGGGCTTCTGTCCAGCCGACTGAACTACGAAAAGTCGGGCATGCGTTCGACCATCAGCCGCACGGCGCGCCGCGTCGGCACACTGGAGCCGCCCTATCGTGAGTCGCTCATTGAGGTCAACGATACCTGGGGAGAGCTCGATACCTGGAAGCTGATCCAGCGCGAGGCGTCTCCTTACACGATGTCGTATTATCTGGCGGCGATGGATCGCCAGTTGAGCCCGGACGGCGAGATCGTCAAGGTGCCGGAATATATGCAGATTCACGCCACGCTGTTTTGGCGAACGCTGTGGATGAGCGCCGTCATCACGGGGCTGACGCTGGTGCTCGGCTTTCCGGTGGCCTTCCTGCTGGCGAATCTGCCGATGCGTCACTCCAACCTGCTGATGATTCTGGTGCTGCTGCCGTTCTGGACCTCGCTGCTGGTGCGCACCACCACCTGGATCGCCATCCTGCAGTCCCAGGGCGTGCTCAATGACGTCATGGTGGCCCTCGGTGTGATCGCCGATGAGGCTCGCTGGCAGATGATCCACAACAAGATGGGCACGATCATTGCCATGACGCATATTCTGCTGCCTTTTATGATTCTGCCGCTCTACTCGGTGATGAAGACCATCCCCCCCAGCTACATGCGGGCCGCACGCTCGTTGGGCGGCAAGCCGTTTCTGAGCTTCCGCCGGGTCTATTTCCCGCTGACGATTCCGGGTATTGCCGCCGGTGGCATTCTGGTGTTCATCCTGTCAATCGGTTACTACATTACGCCGGCGCTGGTGGGCGGGCAATCGGGGCGCTTCATCACTAATTACATCGCCTACCATATGCAGACATCGCTCAACTGGGGGCTGGCGGCCGCGATTGCCTCCATCCTGCTGTTCGTGGTGATTATCTGTTATCTGGTGTTCAATCGTCTGATCGGCGTCGACAAGGTCAAGCTGGGGTAA